From the genome of Methanoregula boonei 6A8:
AATCCTCAAAATACTGGTCCCGCACATACTCGACCGGAACCTTATTCCTGAGTGTCTTAATGACCTCTTTTTTCGACATGTCCTCTACGCTTTTTCCGCGGGGAGAAAATGCCACAAAATCGATATCTGCTACCTGCAGCAGTTCCCGGAGGATCAGCTCGCCGCCCCGGTCGCCGTCAAAGAACGCGGTAGTGGTCTTCTTTTCCGTCAGCTCCACGATGGATTTGGGGATGTTGGTCCCTTCCACGGCAACGGTGTTCTTGATGCCGTACCGCAGCAGGTTGATCACATCTGCCCGTCCCTCGACAATAATAATTGCGTCCGACTCAAGGACATTGGGGCCGGCCGGCAGCTTCTCTTCCCCTATCGTTCCGATCTTCTCTACCCGGAGTGTCTGGCGGACATCATCGAGCAGCTCATCGCTGTCGATCGTCCCGTCATCGAATCGTTCAACCAGAATCTCTTTTGCCCGTTCAACGATCTTTTTTCTCTTGCTGACCCTGATGTCCTCGACCATCTTTACCGAGACATGGGCCACGCAGGGGCCCACGCGGTCTATGGTCTCAAGCGATGCGGCAAGGATGGCCGTTTCTGCCCGGTCAAGGGAAGTGGAGATCAGGATCTCCCCGCTGGT
Proteins encoded in this window:
- the dnaG gene encoding DNA primase DnaG; its protein translation is MYSPDTTKYLIHISLTAEGVVEKPDVVGAIFGQTEGLLGEDLDLRDLQRTGRVGRIDVQIASKKGETSGEILISTSLDRAETAILAASLETIDRVGPCVAHVSVKMVEDIRVSKRKKIVERAKEILVERFDDGTIDSDELLDDVRQTLRVEKIGTIGEEKLPAGPNVLESDAIIIVEGRADVINLLRYGIKNTVAVEGTNIPKSIVELTEKKTTTAFFDGDRGGELILRELLQVADIDFVAFSPRGKSVEDMSKKEVIKTLRNKVPVEYVRDQYFEDSAELPGDLGGRPARTAPAHDEGGNSDTTGKQAVSQKRIRDGTSKVPTTLRDHMDDVKGKNVARFLNQDMVVIRESRSEEVEKAVETLEEPAAGVVVDRTVDQKLLDRLVWKGLEYVAAKDFKGIIKRPLNIRLMKMSS